DNA from Castellaniella sp. MT123:
ATTCGACTTCGAAAAAATGGTGACAGCGTTGCAGCCAGACCTGCCTGATCTCAAGCATGTGGTGATCGTCGATGGAAGCGGCTCCAACAGTTTCGAGGCGCTGCTGAGCGGCCCTGCCTGGGAGCAGGTACCAGATGCGGCAGAAATCCTGAGTCGCAGCCGCCCCGGGCCGGATGACATCACGCAGCTGATATACACGTCCGGTACGACCGGAGAGTCGAAGGGAGTCACGCATTCGGCGAACTCCCTGATGGCCAACATCATCCCCTATGCCCACCGTCTGCGACTCGGCGCGGAGGACGTGATCCTCATGGCGTCACCCATGTCCCATCAGACCGGCTTCATATACGGCCTGATGATGCCCGTCATGCTCAGAGCAACCGCTATCCTGCAGGACATCTGGGAACCGAAGAGGGCCATCGAAGTGATTCGTGAGGAGCGTTGCTCGTTCACGATGGCCTCAACCCCTTTTCTGACGGATCTCACGCGCACCATATCCGAGACATCGACATCCGTTCCGTCCTTGCGTACGTTCTTATGCGCCGGGGCGCCTATCCCCGGGCCGCTGGTGGAGCAGGCGCGCAGCGTCTTGGGCGCCAAGATCGTCTCTGCATGGGGAATGACCGAGAACGGTGCCGTGACGCTGATTCATCTCGACGATGATGACGAGCGCGCCTTCACCACAGATGGCGTACCGCTGCCCGGTGTTGAGCTGAAGATCATCGATGGTGACGGCAACGTCGCGCCGCCGGGGCAGCCGGGAAGCCTCTTCGTGCGTTCCTGCTCAAACTTTGGCGGTTACCTCAAGCGGCCCCAGTGGAACAATACGGATGCTGATGACTGGTTCGATACGGGCGACATGGCGTGCATGGACGAAGCGGGCTATATCCGTATCACCGGCCGCATCAAGGACGTGATCATTCGCGGCGGCGAAAACATTCCAGTGGTGGAAATCGAGTCCATGCTGTACCGCCATCCGGCTGTCGCCATGGCTGCCGTCGTGGCCTATCCGGACGAGCGGCTCGGAGAGCGGGCCTGCGCGGTGGTTGTTCTCAAGGAGGGGCAATCGCTGGATATGGTGGGCATGGTCGACTACTTTAAGTCGCTCAAGATGGCAATGCAGTACATCCCTGAGCGCCTCCAGATCGTGGATGCCATGCCATCCACGCCGTCCGGAAAAATTCAGAAATTCAAGCTGCGCGAACAGCTGAATCACTCGAAGTGAACCAACTGGCAGTTCGCAGCTAGCGTCCAACGACACAAGGAAACAATCATGCCCGAAGCATTGGTCCGAAGGGAAGCCCGCGGACGGGCAGGTCTTATCACACTCAACCGTCCGAAGCAGCTCAATGCGCTTAACGATGCCGTGATGGATCAGTTGGGCGCGGCGCTGCTTGCCTTAGAGGAAGATGCTGGTATCGGTGCCATCGTCATTGCCGGCGGGACCAAGGCGTTCGCCGCGGGCGCCGACATCGACGTCATGGCGGACTGGTCCTTCATGGACGTCTACCAGACCAACTTCATCACACGCAATTGGGAAACGATCCGGCAGATTCGCAAGCCAGTCATCGCCGCAGTGTCAGGTTATGCGATGGGCGGCGGGTGCGAGCTGGCATTGGCGTGCGATATCGTTATCGCCGCCGGGTCGGCACGGTTCGCACTCCCCGAAATCAAGCTGGCCATGCTGCCGGGCGCAGGAGGTACCCAGCGGCTTCCACGCGCCATCGGCAAGGCGAAGGCCATGGACATGTGCCTGTCGGCGCGCATGCTCGATGCCGCCGAAGCCGACCGCTATGGTCTGGTGTCTCGAGTGGTCCCGGATGCTGAATTGCTTGACCACGCCTTGACACTTGCCAGCCAGATTGCCGCATTCTCCCTGCCTGCGCTCATGGCCATCAAGGAGTCGATCAACCGTGCCTGGGAGAGCCCGCTCAGCGAAGGCATCCTGTTCGAGCGACGAGCACTCTACGAGCGCTTTGCCAGCGATGATGCCCACGAAGGCATGCACGCGTTTCTGGAAAAGCGCACACCCACCTTTCACCATCGTTGATTCACGGACGGCATACCATGGCACTTGACCACGAATCCTTTGACATTCTGCTGCCCGCTATCCAGCGCTTCGTTCGCGAGCGCCTGGTGCCGGCTGAAAACTACCTCGAAGAGCACGACGAGGTTCCGGTCGACATCATCGATGACATGAGGGAAATGGGCCTGTTCGGTTTGACCGTGCCTGAAGAGTACGGCGGCATCGGCCTGTCAGTGAGCCAGGAAATCCTGGTGAACTACGAACTCGGCCGCACCGCCTCAGCGTTTCGGTCGGTCTTCGGAACAAATATCGGTATTGGTTCGCAGGGCATTCTGATGGACGGCACTTCCGAGCAGAAAGCCGCGTACCTGCCCAAGGTGGCCAGCGGCGAACTGATCATGTCGTTCGCTCTGACTGAGCCAGCCGCTGGTACCGATGCGGCTTCCCTCAAGACCAAAGCCGACCTTGAGGGCGACTATTACACGCTCAACGGCACCAAGCGCTTCATTACCAACGC
Protein-coding regions in this window:
- the aliA gene encoding cyclohexanecarboxylate-CoA ligase; amino-acid sequence: MEFDAVLLPARRARMIEQGFWHDRTINQDLDACVQACPDKLALAAFAVEKRTTRRFTYREMAAMADRIAVGLSRLGVGKNDVVACQLPNWWQFSLTYLACSRIGAVMNPLMHIFRERELSFMLKHGEAKVLITPKVFRGFDFEKMVTALQPDLPDLKHVVIVDGSGSNSFEALLSGPAWEQVPDAAEILSRSRPGPDDITQLIYTSGTTGESKGVTHSANSLMANIIPYAHRLRLGAEDVILMASPMSHQTGFIYGLMMPVMLRATAILQDIWEPKRAIEVIREERCSFTMASTPFLTDLTRTISETSTSVPSLRTFLCAGAPIPGPLVEQARSVLGAKIVSAWGMTENGAVTLIHLDDDDERAFTTDGVPLPGVELKIIDGDGNVAPPGQPGSLFVRSCSNFGGYLKRPQWNNTDADDWFDTGDMACMDEAGYIRITGRIKDVIIRGGENIPVVEIESMLYRHPAVAMAAVVAYPDERLGERACAVVVLKEGQSLDMVGMVDYFKSLKMAMQYIPERLQIVDAMPSTPSGKIQKFKLREQLNHSK
- a CDS encoding enoyl-CoA hydratase, translated to MPEALVRREARGRAGLITLNRPKQLNALNDAVMDQLGAALLALEEDAGIGAIVIAGGTKAFAAGADIDVMADWSFMDVYQTNFITRNWETIRQIRKPVIAAVSGYAMGGGCELALACDIVIAAGSARFALPEIKLAMLPGAGGTQRLPRAIGKAKAMDMCLSARMLDAAEADRYGLVSRVVPDAELLDHALTLASQIAAFSLPALMAIKESINRAWESPLSEGILFERRALYERFASDDAHEGMHAFLEKRTPTFHHR